Proteins from one Mycobacterium sp. HUMS_12744610 genomic window:
- a CDS encoding helix-turn-helix domain-containing protein yields the protein MSEANSGGDRSHRRPKRFLSPSQKYEIWLQLVRQEVTIAEAAANHQVDRTTIMRIRTIAKEGALAALAAAKPGAAARQRDYELDAAKAENARLSEALKEMAVRLTLVEGKGRWG from the coding sequence ATGTCCGAAGCAAACTCTGGTGGCGACCGCTCGCACCGTCGCCCGAAGCGGTTCTTGAGCCCGTCGCAGAAGTACGAGATATGGCTGCAGCTGGTACGCCAGGAGGTGACGATCGCCGAGGCCGCCGCCAACCATCAGGTGGATCGCACGACGATCATGCGCATCCGCACGATCGCCAAGGAAGGTGCGCTGGCCGCGCTGGCGGCAGCCAAGCCAGGCGCGGCGGCCCGCCAACGCGACTACGAACTCGATGCCGCCAAGGCCGAGAACGCGCGGCTGTCCGAGGCACTCAAGGAGATGGCCGTGCGGCTGACGTTGGTCGAGGGAAAAGGGCGCTGGGGCTAA
- a CDS encoding transposase, with protein sequence MATKTALLGLLDQAVDEGWTLRQACHALELGELRAHRWIARRAIGQLVDKIPGGSPMHGLLDEEVSEILALFDQWGETDRSHRKLAHRGSYLGRVWVSPSSVRRVLFLADKHFRPLPKPGRSQRKPFPDWVDYKPNSIWIYDTTHFTRAGMAVLIIQDLVSRKWITEVVSAEETSTQVEIGFTDALDIEGLLQAVERRADGLVDIGIDDQARPILLAVSDNGPQMTSGSTREFMAMSAIAQHFGRPGTPTDQAWIESFNGHLKAEFPHLLAIEDPATLRAELAVTRQFWNGVRLHAGIGYVTPNDEHEGRGEAIRKARQAGLESARNRRLAWHRQQRHTQPIQDPDDVV encoded by the coding sequence GTGGCCACCAAGACGGCGCTGTTGGGCTTGCTCGACCAGGCGGTCGATGAAGGTTGGACACTGCGCCAGGCATGCCATGCGTTGGAGCTCGGCGAGCTGCGGGCACATCGCTGGATCGCTCGCCGAGCGATCGGCCAGCTGGTCGACAAGATCCCTGGTGGGTCGCCCATGCATGGGCTGCTCGACGAAGAAGTCAGCGAGATCTTGGCGTTGTTCGACCAGTGGGGCGAGACCGACCGCTCGCACCGCAAGCTTGCTCACCGCGGCTCTTATCTGGGCCGGGTATGGGTGTCACCGTCGAGTGTTCGTCGGGTCCTGTTCTTGGCGGACAAGCACTTTCGACCACTTCCCAAGCCTGGACGTTCTCAACGCAAGCCCTTCCCGGATTGGGTGGACTACAAGCCGAACTCGATCTGGATTTACGATACGACGCACTTCACCAGGGCGGGGATGGCAGTGTTGATCATTCAGGATTTGGTCTCGCGCAAGTGGATCACCGAGGTCGTCTCCGCTGAGGAAACCTCCACCCAGGTCGAGATCGGGTTCACCGACGCGCTCGACATCGAGGGACTCCTGCAGGCCGTTGAGCGACGCGCCGACGGCCTGGTCGATATCGGCATCGACGACCAGGCCCGGCCGATCCTGCTCGCGGTGTCCGATAACGGTCCCCAGATGACGTCGGGCTCGACGCGGGAGTTCATGGCCATGTCTGCGATCGCCCAGCACTTCGGACGCCCCGGAACGCCGACCGATCAAGCCTGGATCGAGAGTTTCAACGGGCACCTCAAGGCCGAGTTCCCGCACCTGCTCGCGATCGAGGACCCCGCCACCCTGCGCGCCGAACTTGCCGTCACCCGCCAATTCTGGAACGGAGTCCGGTTGCACGCCGGCATCGGCTATGTCACGCCCAACGACGAACACGAAGGACGAGGGGAGGCCATCCGCAAAGCACGCCAAGCCGGGCTCGAATCCGCCCGCAACCGCCGACTTGCCTGGCACCGCCAGCAAAGGCACACTCAACCCATACAGGATCCCGACGATGTTGTCTGA
- a CDS encoding transposase, with amino-acid sequence MALGRENRQGRFDDVMLLVGDQLPAGSIYRLLADHGGALFDDDYFADVFKRSALGRPTVPARVMAAVMLLQAYEGLSDREACDRLAFDLRWKAAAGLTVDAEAFHPTVLVGMRNRLRASDRPRRLFEDVNTTARAAGLLRGRRRVLDSTPLLDAVATQDTVIQLRAAIRKLLAVADRADPEVAGAVRTVLTRDDDYASLGKPPCDWDDPTAREALVDALVRDAKAALEACDGRQLDGALGEAVELLALVAGQDVEAGDDGVFRIARRVARDRLISTVDTEARHGHKSRARTFDGYKSHLGIDPDDELITAVAVTAANAADREVIDELLGNPVTDTTSAAPDSAATDAATDADADADADETITDHGEHVRNESEPNVFEVYGDSAYADGATLDEQTQRGHDMRAKVPPVRNANGYSKDQFGIDLTAGTVTCPAEHTVAISTGRRQQVARFGALCGSCPLRAQCTKARRGRVITIHAHEAALQLAKARQRDPAWQTDYRTYRPVVERKISHFTRRPWGGRKARCRGQQRILTDILARAGAINLARLASLGLHSAAGGWAIA; translated from the coding sequence GTGGCTTTGGGACGGGAAAATCGGCAGGGCCGGTTCGATGACGTGATGCTGCTTGTCGGCGATCAGCTGCCGGCGGGCAGCATCTATCGGCTGCTGGCCGACCACGGCGGTGCACTGTTCGACGACGATTATTTCGCTGATGTGTTCAAGCGTTCGGCGTTGGGTCGGCCAACGGTGCCGGCGCGGGTGATGGCCGCGGTGATGCTGCTGCAGGCCTACGAGGGGCTTTCGGATCGGGAGGCCTGCGACCGGCTGGCCTTTGACCTGCGCTGGAAAGCGGCCGCCGGGTTGACCGTGGATGCGGAGGCGTTTCATCCCACGGTGCTGGTCGGGATGCGCAACCGGCTACGCGCATCGGATCGGCCACGGCGGTTGTTCGAGGACGTCAACACCACGGCGCGGGCGGCGGGGTTGTTGCGGGGACGGCGCCGGGTGCTCGATTCCACTCCGCTGTTGGATGCGGTGGCCACCCAGGACACGGTGATCCAGCTGCGGGCCGCGATCCGCAAACTACTGGCGGTGGCCGATCGGGCCGATCCGGAGGTGGCCGGTGCGGTGCGCACCGTGCTGACCCGCGACGATGACTACGCCAGCCTGGGAAAACCACCGTGTGACTGGGACGATCCCACGGCGCGTGAAGCCTTGGTCGATGCGCTGGTGCGCGACGCCAAGGCAGCACTGGAGGCCTGCGATGGCCGCCAGCTTGACGGGGCACTCGGTGAGGCGGTCGAGTTGCTGGCGCTGGTGGCCGGCCAGGACGTCGAGGCCGGCGACGACGGGGTGTTTCGCATCGCGAGGCGGGTGGCCCGGGATCGGCTGATCTCCACCGTTGATACCGAGGCCCGCCATGGGCATAAGTCGCGGGCGCGGACCTTCGATGGCTACAAGTCCCATTTGGGTATCGATCCCGATGACGAGCTGATCACCGCGGTGGCCGTCACCGCGGCCAACGCCGCCGACCGTGAGGTCATCGACGAGCTGCTGGGCAACCCGGTCACCGACACCACGAGTGCTGCACCCGATTCCGCCGCCACCGATGCCGCCACCGATGCCGATGCCGATGCCGATGCCGATGAAACGATCACCGATCACGGTGAGCATGTGCGAAACGAGTCGGAGCCCAATGTCTTTGAGGTGTATGGCGATTCGGCTTACGCTGATGGGGCCACCCTCGATGAGCAGACCCAACGTGGCCATGACATGCGCGCCAAAGTGCCCCCGGTGCGCAACGCCAACGGCTATTCCAAAGACCAGTTCGGTATCGACCTGACTGCGGGCACCGTCACCTGCCCGGCCGAGCACACTGTGGCCATCAGCACCGGGCGGCGTCAGCAGGTCGCTCGCTTCGGGGCATTGTGTGGGTCGTGTCCGCTGCGGGCGCAATGCACCAAAGCCCGCCGTGGACGGGTGATCACCATCCATGCCCATGAGGCCGCCCTACAGCTGGCCAAGGCCCGCCAACGCGACCCGGCCTGGCAGACCGATTACCGAACGTATCGGCCGGTTGTGGAACGCAAGATCAGTCACTTCACCCGGCGCCCCTGGGGTGGTCGCAAGGCTCGCTGCCGCGGACAACAACGCATCCTGACCGACATCCTCGCCCGAGCCGGCGCGATCAACCTCGCCCGATTGGCCAGCCTGGGCCTGCATTCAGCGGCCGGGGGCTGGGCCATCGCCTGA